A window of Acidobacteriota bacterium genomic DNA:
TTGAACATATCATAACTATAGAAGATCCAATAGAATTTCTCCATAGAGACAAAAAAGGTATAATAAATCAGAGAGAAGTAGGGGTGGACTCAAGCACCTTTGCAACGGCCCTGAGAAGTGCTTTAAGACAAGACCCTGATGTTATTCTTGTGGGTGAAATGAGAGATTATGAAACGATAGAAATAGCTCTTTTAGCTGCAGAGACAGGACATCTTGTACTTTCTACTCTTCACACCCTGGATGCTACAGAAACCATTAATAGAATTATCACTGTTTTTCCGCCCCATTATCAGAAACAGATAAGAATTCAAATTTCATCAGTTATAAAATCGGTTATATCGCAGAGATTATTGCCCCGTTCTGATGGTAAAGGTAGGGTTCCAGCTGTTGAGGTTATGATTGGAACCCCTTTTATAAGAGATTGTATAGTCAATAAGGAAAAAACCCACCTAATAAGAGATGCTATTAAGCAAGGAGTTTCTCAATATGGAATGCAGACATTTGACCAGTCTATTTTTATGCTTTACCAGAAAAAATATATCTCGTTGGAAGACGCTCTCAAATGGGCAAGCAATCCTGATGAGTTCAAGTTAAGAGTTCTCGGAGTCCAATCAACTGGGGAGATGACCCTTGAAGAGATGGAAAAGAGAATAATGGAAACCCAGCAAGACCTTGAAAAAGAGAAAGTTGATAAAAAAGATAAATTTAAAATTGAAAAATATTGATGGGAAATGATGAGAAAATCTTTGTTTCAGCTTTAAGAATTCTGAAGTTTTCTGATAAATCTTCAAAGGAACTGAAAAGAAAATTAGAAAAAAAAGGATTCAAAAATCCTGAAATAGATAAAACAATAAGAGAACTGCAAAGACTTGATTATTTAAATGATAAAAAATTTGCGGAAAATTTTATAAGATATAAAATTTCCACTAAAAGTTGGGGTCAGGAAAGAATTAGAAACGAACTAAGGAGAAAAGGCATTGAAAATGAAGATATTGAAAATGCTCTAAGAACTGTTCTGAATGAGTTCAACGAAGATCAGATTTTAGAAAACGAGATTGAGAAATATCTTTTAAGAAAGGGGAGTGTTAATAATTTTTTTGAAATCAGAAAAATTGAAGGATATTTGTTGAGAAAAGGTTTCAGATGGGATAAAATAAAGGAA
This region includes:
- a CDS encoding type IV pilus twitching motility protein PilT; translation: MNINDILAIAMEKKASDIHLKVGNCPIIRINGELISLSNQKKILPEDTIEISNIIMNRRQKEKFQNDMEIDLAYSVSGLGRFRCNIFYQRGAIGIVMRVIPTKIFTIRELNLPPIIENICMEKRGLILVTGTTGSGKSTTLAAMIDYINSTRVEHIITIEDPIEFLHRDKKGIINQREVGVDSSTFATALRSALRQDPDVILVGEMRDYETIEIALLAAETGHLVLSTLHTLDATETINRIITVFPPHYQKQIRIQISSVIKSVISQRLLPRSDGKGRVPAVEVMIGTPFIRDCIVNKEKTHLIRDAIKQGVSQYGMQTFDQSIFMLYQKKYISLEDALKWASNPDEFKLRVLGVQSTGEMTLEEMEKRIMETQQDLEKEKVDKKDKFKIEKY
- a CDS encoding regulatory protein RecX, which translates into the protein MGNDEKIFVSALRILKFSDKSSKELKRKLEKKGFKNPEIDKTIRELQRLDYLNDKKFAENFIRYKISTKSWGQERIRNELRRKGIENEDIENALRTVLNEFNEDQILENEIEKYLLRKGSVNNFFEIRKIEGYLLRKGFRWDKIKE